A segment of the Streptomyces sp. NBC_01235 genome:
CGTCCCACGGCTTGCCCAGGAGCTTGGAGAGTTCGGACTCCAGGTCCGTCTCGCCGCGTCGGCTGCGCAGGAGGGCCGCGCGCAGCCGGTCCTCCGGGATCAGGATGTCGCCGTGGATGCCGGTGACGGCGTGGAAGATGCCGAGGTCGGGGGTGCAGCTGTAGCGCTCGCCCTCGGCGGTGGCGCAGGGCTCGGCGGTGACCTCGAAGCGCAGCAGGTGCCAGCCTCTCAGCGCCGACGCCAGCTTGGACGCCGTGCCGGCCTCGCCCTTCCAGGAGAACTCCGAGCGCCAGGTGCCGGGCGCGGCGGGCTGCCGGATCCAGTCGAGGCTGACGCGCGTGCCGAGCACCCCGGCCACAGCCCACTCGACGTGCGGGCACAGCGCGCGCGGCGCGGAGTGCACGTACAGAACTCCACGTGTCGTCACCGGGACCTCCGGGCAGAGCGGGACAGTCTTGCAGGCTGGCATGGCGGCGGTGGCGGGCAGCCGCGTTGATGGCGAGGCTACCCTGCGGCGGCGCAAGGAGTGTGACGTACCGTCGGTCCCAGTGCCCCGAAACCTCCGCCATTCACTCGGCAGGACGCCTGTGCGGGCTGGATGCGTTCCATCTTGTGGGTGTGATTCGCCGGGAACTCCCGCGCGTTGTCATAG
Coding sequences within it:
- a CDS encoding DUF3145 domain-containing protein yields the protein MTTRGVLYVHSAPRALCPHVEWAVAGVLGTRVSLDWIRQPAAPGTWRSEFSWKGEAGTASKLASALRGWHLLRFEVTAEPCATAEGERYSCTPDLGIFHAVTGIHGDILIPEDRLRAALLRSRRGETDLESELSKLLGKPWDDELEPFRYAGEGAPVRWLHQVV